One window of the Triticum dicoccoides isolate Atlit2015 ecotype Zavitan chromosome 3B, WEW_v2.0, whole genome shotgun sequence genome contains the following:
- the LOC119279449 gene encoding uncharacterized protein LOC119279449, translated as MRTRACQKLIYPSPARLHYYETVIYIPAPSLRLLRGYICREHKSMAAAEENGNGLEFLTDPVDRFPWPDLEANDLPPGGEAGTCLTQSAGESSMGDIGDGPVSLQLAINNGCEALSLSAGDSQQSTGKDDPQAHGWTRR; from the exons ATGCGCACGCGGGCCTGCCAGAAGCTGATATACCCATCTCCGGCCCGGCTGCATTATTACGAGACCGTCATCTACATCCCCGCACCCTCATTACGACTGCTCCGCGGCTACATCTGCAGAGAGCACAAATCCATGGCGGCCGCCGAAGAGAACGGCAATGGGCTGGAGTTCCTAACAGATCCTGTCGACAG GTTCCCCTGGCCGGATCTTGAAGCCAACGATTTACCTCCGGGCGGTGAGGCAGGTACTTGTCTCACACAGTCGGCTGGTGAATCAAGCATGGGAGACATTGGCGACGGTCCAGTGTCACTGCAGTTGGCCATTAATAACGGATGCGAAGCACTGAGCTTGTCAGCGGGCGATTCGCAGCAATCAACAggaaaagatgaccctcaggcccaTGGTTGGACTAGAAG GTAA